A genomic region of Ignavibacteria bacterium contains the following coding sequences:
- a CDS encoding T9SS type A sorting domain-containing protein — translation MNRNNTFLFFSALLVALLTILQINYAFGQGKFPNTPQDYTSIARVTSTAEGKNLTYKNPYTDSLMTTFAGTFNGTLNSQSRKFYCIDLRQYLVYNEDYWDEGTTSSEVTYILNNYYPFKTSYPGMLSDINREAAAVQVAIWHFTDGVDANTITNDNTVKTRALQIINDAQNNHNNVKPINTLLIVLTSNSYPVGTPVQFYVFAYDINGDPVPNAVIHLSTSAGNLSVDSVITDSEGKGGPVTLTFMGEGSATITATSIVTIPQGTRYVHKLNPNGKQKLVLATPALDTKQVQDTVSWFTPQVCDLTGYITYTQGGWGSPSSSVPGKLRDMYFSTVFPLGLVVGSNYTLTLTSASAVKNFLPQGGTAGALNQNYVDPLTTSAGVLAGQIVALKLNVKFNEAGYLGSNPFLLGDLVIKYGPFAGWTVNQFLAFAEQVLGGGSLNGFTFDDVNSTATAINENFDNGNVNNGYLDCPENVYGKIGDYVWFDLDENGIQDNGETGISNVSVTLFTCSGDSITSVYTDEYGKYEFQNLYPGSYYVKFYLPAGYQFTSKDAGMDDQLDSDADLLTGMTDCFTLNPGETNNSVDAGMFYLKASIGDYVWFDLNENGIQDNGEAGIKDVVVKLFDCSDNLIASTTSDSTGYYQFSNLQPGNYYVQFFAPDTLTFTLANQGTNDELDSDADENSGKTSCFSLSAGENNSSIDAGFIYKKSSIGDLVWNDLNMNGIQDEGEPGLSGIIIKLYDCNGTYITQTTTDSSGNYSFSDLLPGHYKIEVTLPDGYQFTLQNQGSNEALDSDVNPSNGQSDCVYIGPNTNYTDLDAGIHLIPPPPFCSIGDRVWMDANKNGIQDASEVGVPNIEVKLFDCNGNYISSQFTDNDGYYKFDSIYAGSYKLKFVIPSSLTFTLKDQGSNDLLDSDVDPVTGETVCINIDPNNCGENDVKWDAGVYPTPPAPTCVIGDKVWEDLNKNGIQDYGEPGVGYVTVKLLNCNGEVQQTTQTDENGYYHFTNVLEGNYKLRFVLPSGYAFTTKDAGFNDLLDSDVDPVTGMTECFPIEPPNCDSNSTKWDAGIYRLKGSIGDFVWFDANQNGIQDNGETGLAGITVKLYDCNDNLVSQTTTNSQGKYLFTDLLPGNYYLKFLAPTGYLFTIKDAGNDDQKDSDVDPLTGKTICFNLSAGQNDLSWDAGLSECVIGYKVCGLVFNDVNGNGLQDPGEVGIENVVIKLWGTSANLIAQTLTDASGKFEFINVPSGEYHVQEIDPDGYISTTPNSYNIFVTNSDLCGIKFGDKVKPVPEPCNLALYKTYTQDQWCLEPAKSLLENNFSTVFSSGMIIGGNGAPYSATFTNALAVKNFLPQIGPVGQFTTNYTNPTTTSAGSFAGNVAALMLNVAFNDAGLLGSTSTTKFKNLVVASGPMKDYKVSEVLLLANVALGGGTTPFSVQVLNDVVSMINYNFACDCNYGFLTCPPPPDTCGGGYDAGVESNANLADLLLRRLTKIEYGMTTKILRNPKIAFTASAGLYELLPQYGPMGSIAKESTPFDILGISNATSAYAVDYNLPLAKGEARVAGVFATTTNPPYIYEHTKAICDRLVDAELRSLTQIKIGENYYFASMIDKVNEGITDYEIHFSVYEKGNKFIVDSRWLIEDYQVPAGVTNIYNFQVWGSNFKNAMFLVSQIIDQFKLRGEVEFLNRAQLPVNMVYVQKGKYLHNGSVEMVVKNENQFADNVTVLVRSRATQGGERIEQVYTYTLSPGLNSISLKTGILSDANVYIISSNGFKDEVFVSGGAYTFLNGQNSTVDYFDTKSYPAQDLKNYPEGSLVLSGGVRMQGKLNDWVTIFRSLTANTAPVDLSDYESIRFTINGNGVVWLRLEQDGIQNFNFHMKKLVLDGTERTYTIPFSEFVQREGNSVALDPSRIRKISLVYEKRDNMNLTNYDVEIKNIAFLSKNGSKRSDELEIPTEYKLTQNYPNPFNPSTMIEFSIIKPEFVSLKVYNILGQEVATLVNEVKNPGTYSVRFDASHLSSGVYIYRLQTESFTATKKMILQK, via the coding sequence ATGAATAGAAATAATACATTCTTGTTTTTTAGCGCTTTACTGGTAGCGTTACTGACAATATTACAGATTAATTATGCTTTTGGTCAGGGCAAATTCCCAAATACACCACAAGATTATACCAGTATTGCCAGAGTTACTTCTACTGCAGAGGGTAAAAATCTCACATACAAAAATCCCTATACTGATTCTTTAATGACAACCTTTGCAGGAACATTTAATGGAACGCTCAACTCACAGAGCAGAAAATTTTATTGTATTGATCTACGACAATATTTAGTATACAATGAAGATTACTGGGATGAAGGAACAACATCATCTGAAGTCACTTACATTTTGAATAACTATTATCCTTTTAAAACTTCATATCCCGGAATGCTTTCAGACATAAATAGGGAAGCTGCGGCTGTTCAAGTTGCAATCTGGCATTTTACAGATGGAGTTGATGCAAATACAATTACAAATGACAACACAGTTAAAACAAGAGCACTCCAAATTATAAATGATGCTCAAAATAACCATAACAATGTAAAACCAATTAATACACTTTTAATTGTTTTAACATCAAATTCATATCCAGTCGGGACACCAGTCCAATTTTATGTCTTTGCGTATGATATCAATGGTGACCCTGTTCCAAATGCGGTAATTCACTTAAGTACCTCTGCTGGAAATTTAAGTGTTGATTCTGTGATTACAGATTCTGAAGGTAAAGGTGGACCAGTTACTTTAACATTCATGGGTGAAGGATCTGCCACTATTACAGCAACATCAATTGTTACAATTCCACAGGGTACAAGATATGTTCATAAGTTGAATCCAAATGGAAAACAGAAGCTTGTTCTAGCAACTCCAGCACTTGATACAAAACAAGTTCAGGACACAGTTAGCTGGTTCACTCCTCAAGTTTGTGACTTAACAGGTTACATCACTTATACTCAAGGCGGGTGGGGCAGCCCATCATCCAGTGTTCCAGGAAAATTACGGGATATGTATTTTTCAACTGTTTTTCCATTAGGACTTGTAGTTGGAAGTAATTATACATTAACTCTTACAAGTGCATCAGCTGTTAAAAACTTTCTGCCTCAAGGAGGAACTGCTGGTGCATTAAATCAAAATTATGTTGATCCGCTAACAACAAGTGCTGGTGTACTCGCTGGGCAAATTGTTGCCCTTAAATTAAATGTTAAATTTAATGAAGCGGGGTATCTTGGTTCCAATCCATTTTTATTAGGTGATTTAGTCATTAAATACGGCCCATTTGCTGGCTGGACAGTTAACCAATTTTTAGCATTTGCCGAGCAAGTTCTGGGTGGTGGATCACTTAATGGATTTACTTTTGATGATGTCAATTCAACTGCAACCGCAATTAATGAAAACTTTGATAATGGTAATGTTAACAATGGTTATCTCGATTGTCCCGAAAATGTCTATGGAAAAATTGGTGATTATGTCTGGTTCGATCTCGACGAAAATGGAATTCAAGACAATGGTGAAACTGGAATATCCAATGTCTCAGTTACACTTTTCACCTGTTCTGGGGATTCAATTACATCTGTTTACACAGATGAGTATGGTAAATATGAATTCCAAAATCTTTATCCAGGAAGTTATTATGTAAAATTCTATTTACCCGCTGGATATCAATTCACATCAAAAGACGCTGGAATGGATGATCAGTTAGATTCCGACGCTGATTTGTTAACTGGTATGACCGACTGCTTTACATTAAATCCAGGCGAAACCAACAATTCAGTTGATGCCGGAATGTTTTATCTGAAAGCATCAATTGGTGATTACGTCTGGTTCGATCTTAATGAAAACGGAATTCAAGATAATGGCGAAGCTGGAATCAAAGATGTGGTTGTAAAATTATTTGATTGCTCAGATAATTTAATTGCATCTACTACATCTGATTCTACTGGCTATTATCAATTCAGTAATTTACAACCAGGAAATTATTATGTTCAATTTTTTGCACCTGATACTCTTACATTTACTCTGGCAAATCAAGGTACAAATGATGAATTAGACTCCGACGCTGATGAAAATTCTGGTAAGACAAGTTGCTTCTCACTTTCTGCAGGTGAAAACAATTCCTCGATTGATGCTGGATTTATTTATAAAAAGAGCTCAATCGGTGATTTAGTCTGGAACGATCTTAATATGAATGGAATTCAAGACGAAGGTGAGCCTGGTCTCTCTGGAATTATTATTAAACTTTACGATTGCAATGGAACATACATTACTCAGACAACAACTGACTCATCAGGTAATTATTCATTTAGCGATTTATTACCTGGTCATTACAAAATTGAAGTTACATTACCTGATGGCTACCAATTCACATTGCAAAATCAGGGAAGTAATGAAGCTCTGGATTCAGATGTAAATCCTTCAAATGGACAAAGCGATTGTGTATATATCGGACCGAATACTAATTATACCGATCTCGATGCTGGAATTCATTTAATTCCACCTCCACCATTCTGCTCAATTGGCGATCGAGTATGGATGGATGCGAATAAAAATGGAATTCAAGATGCAAGTGAAGTTGGTGTGCCTAATATCGAAGTAAAATTATTTGATTGCAATGGTAATTATATCTCAAGTCAATTCACTGATAATGATGGCTATTACAAATTTGATAGTATTTATGCTGGCTCTTACAAATTAAAATTTGTAATCCCGTCATCATTAACATTTACATTAAAAGATCAAGGTTCAAACGATCTTTTAGATTCAGATGTTGATCCAGTAACTGGTGAAACTGTTTGTATAAATATTGATCCAAATAATTGTGGAGAAAATGATGTTAAATGGGACGCTGGTGTTTATCCAACTCCACCTGCTCCAACTTGTGTAATTGGTGATAAAGTATGGGAAGACCTGAACAAAAACGGAATTCAGGATTATGGTGAACCAGGTGTAGGATATGTCACAGTTAAATTGCTCAATTGCAATGGCGAAGTCCAGCAAACAACACAAACTGATGAAAATGGATATTATCATTTTACAAATGTTCTCGAAGGTAATTATAAACTTAGATTTGTTTTGCCTTCGGGTTACGCCTTCACAACAAAGGATGCCGGCTTCAATGATTTACTGGATTCTGATGTTGATCCAGTAACAGGTATGACAGAATGCTTCCCAATTGAACCTCCAAATTGTGACAGCAATTCAACAAAATGGGATGCTGGTATCTATAGATTAAAAGGATCAATCGGTGACTTCGTCTGGTTCGATGCAAATCAAAATGGAATTCAAGATAATGGTGAAACTGGCTTAGCAGGTATTACTGTAAAATTATATGATTGCAATGACAATTTAGTAAGCCAAACAACGACCAACTCTCAGGGTAAATACCTATTTACCGATCTTTTACCTGGAAATTATTACTTAAAATTCCTTGCCCCAACAGGGTATCTATTCACAATAAAAGATGCTGGCAATGATGATCAAAAAGATTCTGATGTTGATCCATTAACTGGAAAAACAATATGCTTTAATTTAAGTGCTGGTCAAAATGATTTAAGCTGGGATGCTGGTTTGAGTGAGTGTGTAATTGGTTATAAAGTTTGTGGACTTGTATTTAATGATGTAAACGGAAATGGATTACAGGATCCAGGCGAAGTAGGAATTGAAAATGTTGTCATTAAACTCTGGGGCACTTCGGCTAACTTAATAGCTCAAACTTTGACTGATGCTTCAGGTAAATTTGAATTTATCAATGTTCCATCTGGTGAATATCATGTTCAAGAAATTGATCCTGATGGTTATATATCTACAACTCCAAATTCGTACAATATATTTGTCACCAATTCTGATCTTTGCGGAATTAAATTCGGTGATAAAGTAAAGCCTGTTCCTGAACCTTGCAACTTAGCTTTGTACAAAACTTATACACAAGATCAATGGTGCTTAGAACCTGCAAAATCATTGCTCGAAAATAATTTCTCTACAGTTTTCTCGAGTGGAATGATAATCGGTGGTAATGGTGCACCATACAGCGCAACATTTACAAACGCTTTGGCAGTTAAAAATTTCTTACCGCAAATTGGACCTGTGGGTCAATTCACAACAAATTATACTAATCCAACAACTACTTCAGCTGGCTCATTTGCTGGAAATGTTGCTGCATTGATGCTAAATGTTGCATTCAACGATGCTGGACTTCTTGGTTCAACATCCACAACTAAATTCAAGAATCTTGTCGTAGCTTCTGGACCGATGAAAGATTATAAAGTATCTGAAGTCTTATTATTAGCCAATGTTGCACTTGGTGGTGGAACAACTCCATTCTCTGTCCAGGTTCTAAATGATGTAGTTTCAATGATTAATTACAACTTTGCATGTGATTGCAACTATGGTTTCTTGACCTGCCCGCCTCCTCCAGATACCTGCGGTGGTGGTTATGACGCTGGTGTAGAATCAAATGCTAATCTCGCTGATCTATTACTTAGAAGATTGACAAAGATTGAATATGGAATGACAACGAAGATTTTAAGAAATCCAAAGATTGCGTTCACTGCTTCAGCTGGATTATATGAATTACTACCTCAATATGGACCAATGGGTTCAATCGCAAAAGAGTCTACACCATTTGATATTCTTGGAATTTCCAATGCAACATCAGCTTATGCAGTTGATTACAATCTGCCGCTTGCTAAAGGTGAAGCAAGAGTCGCTGGTGTCTTTGCAACTACAACAAATCCACCTTACATCTATGAACATACAAAAGCTATATGCGATCGACTTGTCGATGCTGAATTAAGATCATTAACTCAAATTAAGATTGGTGAAAACTATTACTTTGCCTCTATGATAGATAAAGTTAATGAAGGTATAACTGATTATGAGATTCATTTCAGCGTATATGAAAAAGGAAATAAATTCATCGTTGACTCACGATGGTTGATTGAAGATTATCAGGTTCCGGCTGGCGTTACAAATATCTATAACTTCCAGGTCTGGGGAAGCAACTTCAAGAATGCGATGTTCCTTGTCAGTCAAATCATTGACCAATTCAAATTAAGAGGTGAAGTTGAATTCTTGAACCGTGCTCAATTGCCAGTCAATATGGTTTATGTTCAGAAAGGAAAATACTTGCACAATGGTTCTGTTGAAATGGTTGTTAAGAACGAAAATCAATTTGCAGATAATGTAACAGTGCTCGTCAGATCACGTGCAACTCAAGGCGGCGAAAGAATTGAGCAAGTTTATACATACACCTTATCACCAGGATTAAATTCAATTTCACTTAAGACTGGTATACTTAGTGACGCAAATGTTTATATCATCTCTTCTAATGGATTTAAAGATGAAGTCTTTGTAAGCGGTGGTGCTTACACATTCTTGAATGGACAAAATTCAACAGTCGATTACTTCGACACTAAATCTTATCCTGCTCAAGATTTGAAAAACTATCCAGAAGGTTCGCTTGTCCTCTCTGGTGGTGTAAGAATGCAAGGTAAATTAAATGATTGGGTAACTATTTTCAGATCATTAACTGCAAATACAGCCCCAGTTGATTTAAGTGATTATGAATCAATCAGATTTACCATCAACGGCAATGGTGTTGTATGGTTAAGACTTGAGCAAGACGGAATTCAAAACTTTAACTTCCATATGAAGAAGTTAGTCCTTGATGGAACAGAGAGAACTTACACAATTCCATTCAGTGAATTCGTTCAGAGAGAAGGTAATTCTGTTGCTCTTGATCCTTCCAGGATCAGAAAGATATCTCTGGTTTATGAAAAACGAGATAATATGAATCTCACTAATTATGATGTTGAAATTAAGAACATTGCATTCCTGAGCAAGAATGGTTCAAAGAGATCCGATGAACTTGAAATCCCAACTGAATACAAGTTAACGCAGAATTATCCGAACCCATTCAATCCATCAACAATGATTGAATTCTCAATCATTAAACCTGAATTTGTTAGCTTGAAAGTTTACAACATTCTTGGTCAGGAAGTCGCTACACTTGTTAATGAAGTAAAGAATCCTGGTACATATTCAGTCCGCTTTGATGCAAGTCATTTAAGTTCTGGTGTTTATATCTACAGATTACAAACTGAATCATTTACTGCGACTAAGAAGATGATCTTACAGAAGTAG
- the asnB gene encoding asparagine synthase (glutamine-hydrolyzing): MCGICGVISFNHSDVSESVLIQMRDEMKHRGPDAEGLFINKSKKVGFGFRRLAIIDLSPAANQPMCNQDQSIWIVFNGEIYNHLEVRKELEKLGYKYKTKSDTETIIYAYEHYGIDFIHKLNGMFAIAIWDEKKKLFIAYRDRIGKKPFYYTFQNGQFIFASEIKSIFRHPLIRKDLNLNALSNYLTFLIPPAPETMFEGIKKLPAGHRLILTENGELKIEEYYDVLNSNNEIIESDEATIKENIVRLLRQSIKDRMISDVPFGVFLSGGIDSSTNVALMAELMDRPVDTFSVGYKDFKEYNEFNYARKVAEIFKTNHHEILIDAKDALNFFPDLVYHQDEPIADPVCIPLYFVSKLARENGTIVVQVGEGSDEEFAGYPWMLRELRLTKINEHFLKYFPTPLKNIFYSIAHHLWNEEGKLLELDYIRRIKDNQSIYWGGAINFTNEHKKRLLFKELNNTYDVLDKIYKNYGSKSKINDLLRKMIYLEFKNRLPELLLMRVDKMAMATSVEARVPFLDYRLVEYSFKIDSKIKIKNYITKYILKKSVEGIIPHEIIYRKKQGFAAPMNFWLRNELSDFTRNYLLNSNIHKLNLFNKDFIKFLLDSPLSNRYDFVQNTWNLLNLFMWYDYWFEGRLIG, translated from the coding sequence ATGTGTGGAATCTGTGGAGTAATCAGCTTTAATCATTCTGATGTCAGCGAATCAGTCCTCATTCAAATGCGGGATGAAATGAAACATCGAGGTCCCGATGCGGAGGGATTATTTATTAATAAATCAAAAAAAGTTGGATTTGGTTTTCGGCGACTTGCTATTATCGATCTCTCCCCTGCTGCAAATCAACCTATGTGTAATCAAGATCAATCAATCTGGATTGTTTTCAATGGGGAAATTTACAACCATCTTGAAGTCAGAAAAGAATTAGAAAAGCTCGGTTATAAGTATAAGACAAAAAGCGATACAGAAACTATCATCTACGCTTACGAACATTATGGGATTGATTTTATTCACAAATTAAATGGAATGTTTGCAATCGCAATCTGGGACGAAAAGAAAAAACTTTTTATTGCATATCGAGATAGAATTGGTAAAAAACCTTTTTATTACACATTTCAGAACGGACAATTCATATTTGCTTCAGAGATTAAATCTATTTTCAGACATCCATTAATCCGAAAAGATTTGAATTTAAATGCTCTGTCAAATTATCTAACATTTTTAATTCCTCCTGCTCCCGAAACAATGTTTGAAGGAATTAAAAAACTCCCTGCCGGGCATCGATTAATTCTTACTGAAAATGGGGAGTTGAAAATCGAAGAATATTATGATGTGTTGAATTCGAATAACGAAATCATCGAAAGTGATGAAGCAACCATTAAAGAAAACATAGTGCGTCTCTTACGGCAATCAATTAAAGATCGAATGATTAGCGATGTTCCGTTTGGTGTTTTTTTAAGCGGTGGAATTGACTCGTCAACCAATGTTGCGTTGATGGCTGAACTAATGGATCGACCTGTTGATACTTTTTCAGTTGGTTACAAAGATTTCAAAGAATACAATGAATTTAATTATGCAAGAAAAGTTGCGGAAATTTTCAAAACAAACCATCACGAAATTTTGATTGATGCTAAAGATGCACTTAATTTTTTCCCCGATCTGGTTTATCATCAGGACGAACCAATTGCCGATCCTGTGTGTATTCCACTTTATTTTGTTTCAAAACTTGCGAGGGAAAACGGAACAATTGTCGTCCAGGTTGGTGAAGGAAGTGATGAAGAGTTTGCAGGTTATCCTTGGATGTTAAGAGAACTCCGGTTAACAAAAATCAATGAACATTTTCTTAAATATTTTCCTACTCCTCTTAAAAATATTTTCTATTCGATAGCCCATCACTTATGGAATGAAGAAGGAAAATTGCTCGAATTAGATTACATCAGAAGAATAAAAGATAATCAATCAATTTACTGGGGCGGCGCAATTAATTTTACTAACGAGCATAAGAAACGTTTATTGTTTAAAGAATTGAACAATACTTATGATGTTTTAGATAAGATTTATAAAAATTATGGATCAAAAAGTAAGATAAATGATCTACTCAGAAAAATGATCTATCTTGAATTTAAGAACAGATTACCTGAACTGCTATTGATGCGAGTTGATAAAATGGCTATGGCAACTTCAGTTGAAGCAAGAGTTCCATTTCTTGACTATCGCCTGGTTGAATATTCATTCAAAATTGATTCAAAAATTAAAATCAAAAACTATATCACTAAATATATTTTGAAGAAGTCAGTTGAAGGAATAATTCCTCACGAAATAATTTATCGCAAAAAGCAAGGTTTCGCTGCACCAATGAATTTCTGGTTGAGGAATGAATTATCCGACTTTACGAGAAACTACTTGCTGAATTCTAACATTCACAAATTAAACTTATTTAATAAAGATTTTATAAAATTTTTACTTGATTCACCTTTATCGAATCGTTATGACTTTGTTCAAAATACCTGGAATCTTCTAAACCTTTTTATGTGGTATGATTACTGGTTCGAAGGAAGGTTAATTGGTTAA
- a CDS encoding oligosaccharide flippase family protein codes for MDYLSKINLFNLTRTAKQTIALYLSQIGAMIFGVLFTIINTRLLTKSEFGTLNFYIQVLTFIALIFEFGYYAAGSRLIALEKDYKKERELIGALYIIGTLISVAYIVLLFIISFFIDDLFKSNVKYLILIGLLPSIAFPFQFLIQLIFQGSNEVLKLSVYTLLPRLLYFVFIGLAYALSFFNLKMTAFFYVFSFFVATAITILISKPQFKNFKIHLEEIIEETKRYGFKVYIGRVAGMMGYQSNVLLIQYFVREIEVANYSLINFFTSPISLFSRSLCTSLFKGFASQNEIPSRVFKINLIWLIGVSIIYLITGSFVLEFLFSTKYSEAIPLILPMVAANFFMGAYQPYNFFLSAKGKGNYLRNTALVLSFNTIVFNLLLIPISGAMGAALATLISIFINFVQHLYYYKKTTQENS; via the coding sequence ATGGATTATTTATCTAAAATCAATCTTTTCAATCTCACTCGAACGGCAAAACAAACCATTGCTCTTTATCTTTCGCAAATAGGAGCAATGATCTTCGGCGTATTATTTACGATCATAAATACAAGACTTTTAACCAAAAGTGAATTTGGGACACTTAACTTTTACATTCAAGTTTTAACATTTATTGCCTTGATTTTTGAATTCGGTTATTACGCAGCAGGTTCTCGCCTGATTGCACTCGAAAAAGATTATAAGAAAGAGCGTGAATTAATCGGCGCACTTTATATAATCGGGACATTAATTTCCGTCGCTTATATAGTTCTACTATTCATCATTTCATTTTTTATTGATGATCTATTCAAATCAAATGTAAAATATTTAATTCTGATTGGATTGTTACCATCAATTGCATTCCCCTTTCAATTTCTAATTCAATTAATTTTTCAGGGAAGTAACGAAGTATTAAAACTATCTGTATACACTCTCCTTCCAAGATTACTCTACTTTGTTTTCATTGGTTTAGCTTATGCGCTGAGCTTTTTCAATTTAAAGATGACCGCTTTCTTTTATGTATTCTCTTTTTTTGTCGCAACAGCGATAACAATTCTGATCTCAAAACCTCAGTTCAAAAATTTCAAAATTCACCTCGAAGAAATCATAGAAGAAACTAAACGGTACGGATTTAAGGTTTACATTGGTCGGGTTGCAGGAATGATGGGTTATCAATCTAACGTATTATTGATTCAATATTTTGTTAGAGAGATAGAGGTAGCTAATTATTCTCTAATAAATTTCTTTACATCACCAATCTCGCTTTTTTCAAGATCATTATGCACTTCGTTATTTAAAGGATTTGCAAGTCAAAATGAAATTCCATCACGAGTATTTAAGATAAATTTAATCTGGCTGATTGGGGTTAGTATAATTTATCTGATAACAGGAAGCTTTGTTCTGGAGTTTTTGTTCTCAACAAAATATTCTGAAGCAATACCATTAATATTGCCAATGGTTGCGGCAAACTTTTTTATGGGGGCATATCAACCTTACAATTTTTTCTTAAGCGCAAAAGGAAAAGGAAATTATCTGAGAAATACTGCTTTGGTTCTTTCATTTAATACAATTGTCTTTAATCTTCTTTTAATTCCAATCTCAGGAGCGATGGGAGCTGCATTGGCAACTTTAATATCGATTTTCATCAATTTCGTTCAGCATCTGTATTATTATAAAAAAACAACTCAGGAGAATTCATAA
- a CDS encoding class I SAM-dependent methyltransferase, with protein sequence MNQDQKTVIEKFTKHLNPDDVFDVREDWHYMFQSKFKVDYRLISKIPDGLKNKKVLNVGTFFPIDEIYFASRVKEFYSIDIAPEIIRVANEIADKEIHPDFRNKIKIQVADATNLPFESNYFDVSFSFSTLEHIPDEEKRNKAFQELVRVTKTGGYVIITVPNKLNIGKYLRSLRMQKNGTSPFGYEHHYTPKQLKKILIRNGVKPIFYCSSAGDLSGVFFRIHDFIVRPFGHRMGWIGIKE encoded by the coding sequence ATGAATCAAGATCAAAAAACTGTTATCGAAAAGTTTACCAAACATCTTAATCCTGATGATGTTTTTGATGTTCGAGAAGACTGGCATTATATGTTCCAATCAAAATTCAAAGTAGATTACAGATTGATTTCGAAAATTCCAGATGGATTGAAAAATAAGAAAGTTTTAAATGTCGGGACATTTTTTCCAATTGATGAAATTTATTTTGCTTCAAGAGTGAAAGAGTTTTATTCAATAGATATTGCTCCTGAAATTATCAGAGTAGCTAACGAAATAGCTGATAAAGAAATACATCCGGATTTCAGAAATAAAATAAAAATTCAGGTAGCGGACGCCACCAATCTGCCATTCGAGAGTAATTATTTCGATGTCTCTTTCTCCTTTTCTACACTTGAACACATACCAGATGAAGAAAAACGAAATAAAGCTTTTCAAGAATTAGTTAGAGTTACGAAAACTGGCGGTTATGTAATAATTACTGTCCCAAACAAATTAAATATCGGTAAATATCTCAGAAGTCTACGAATGCAAAAAAATGGAACAAGCCCTTTTGGTTATGAGCACCATTATACTCCTAAACAACTAAAAAAAATTTTAATTCGTAATGGAGTTAAACCGATATTTTATTGCTCGAGCGCCGGTGATTTATCGGGAGTGTTTTTTAGGATCCACGATTTTATCGTTAGACCTTTTGGTCATCGAATGGGCTGGATTGGAATAAAAGAGTAG